The Rhodobacter sp. CZR27 genome includes a window with the following:
- a CDS encoding SRPBCC family protein has product MSGCATLTFERQVSAPVETLWQAWTAPAARAVWAAPAPSVTVDFLEADTRVGGREVSLCKVEGQPDIRCEVGWLDLQPARRSVNYEVIASDGVTQSAALVTAEVAPAGEGSRLVVTVQLSSLAEDMEAGYRQGFGAGLDNLAGVAGRTMVLRRVIRAPREVVWQAWMNSETLPRWWGPEGFSCRTRRIDLRAGGEWVFDMIAPDGTIYPNHHLYGEVRTGERLDYTLLWGENGPKHADAWAAFEDTSGGTTVTLGMVFSTAAEFQEAQGFGALELGQQTLGKLARFVGAA; this is encoded by the coding sequence ATGAGCGGCTGTGCGACGCTGACCTTCGAGCGCCAGGTGTCCGCCCCCGTCGAGACGCTCTGGCAGGCCTGGACGGCGCCCGCCGCGCGCGCGGTCTGGGCCGCACCCGCGCCCTCGGTGACGGTGGACTTCCTCGAGGCCGACACGAGGGTCGGCGGGCGCGAGGTCTCGCTCTGCAAGGTCGAGGGGCAGCCCGACATCCGTTGCGAGGTCGGCTGGCTGGACCTGCAGCCGGCCCGGCGCAGCGTGAACTACGAGGTGATCGCGTCGGACGGGGTCACGCAGTCGGCGGCGCTGGTGACGGCGGAGGTCGCGCCCGCGGGCGAGGGGAGCCGGCTGGTCGTGACGGTGCAACTCTCCTCGCTCGCCGAGGACATGGAAGCGGGCTACCGGCAGGGCTTCGGCGCGGGGCTGGACAATCTGGCAGGCGTCGCAGGGCGGACCATGGTGCTCCGCCGCGTGATCCGGGCCCCGCGCGAGGTCGTGTGGCAGGCCTGGATGAACTCGGAAACCCTGCCCCGGTGGTGGGGACCCGAGGGCTTCTCCTGCCGGACCAGGCGCATCGACCTGCGGGCTGGCGGCGAATGGGTTTTCGACATGATCGCGCCGGACGGCACGATCTACCCGAACCACCACCTCTATGGCGAGGTCCGGACCGGAGAACGCCTCGACTACACGCTTCTGTGGGGCGAGAACGGACCGAAGCATGCCGACGCCTGGGCCGCATTCGAGGACACCTCCGGTGGGACGACCGTGACGCTCGGCATGGTCTTCAGCACGGCGGCCGAGTTCCAGGAGGCGCAGGGCTTCGGCGCGCTGGAACTCGGGCAGCAGACCCTGGGCAAGCTGGCGCGTTTCGTGGGGGCCGCGTGA
- a CDS encoding type I restriction endonuclease, with product MTPNAGRRGPQSRKRRACSSRRLLNPPRTWILTKGIRGCWWTSSCVRPAGRLTASPCDMPRGVRPERNRNIAIAEWPTASGPADYAIFAGRTLVGVVEAKRKRKNVMSAVDLQATRYSKDIQPDAFFDFAGGPWDGHKAPFIFATNGRSFYPAVATHSGIWFRDTRDPANASRALEAWFTPRGVLERLDVDSRAAERELDAKQFSFGFTLRPYQIQRPRRSTSPRRCAACGGEGRAGKCEPASGPVATFCSSGRRAAARFGIASSETRETGHSRRSATGGECMSARRTLVASRCVTGQGAAPSQNWALAQRTAASGRYC from the coding sequence ATGACGCCGAACGCCGGGCGGCGAGGCCCGCAGAGCCGGAAAAGGCGCGCATGTTCATCGCGGCGGCTTTTGAATCCGCCAAGGACATGGATTTTGACGAAGGGGATACGCGGCTGCTGGTGGACCAGCAGTTGCGTCAGGCCGGCTGGGAGGTTGACAGCATCGCCTTGCGATATGCCAAGGGGTGTACGACCCGAGAGGAACCGGAACATCGCCATCGCAGAATGGCCAACGGCATCTGGTCCGGCCGACTATGCGATCTTTGCAGGGCGGACGCTGGTCGGCGTGGTCGAGGCGAAGCGCAAGCGGAAGAACGTGATGTCCGCCGTCGATCTGCAGGCGACCCGCTATTCGAAGGACATTCAACCCGACGCCTTCTTCGATTTCGCGGGTGGCCCGTGGGACGGGCACAAGGCGCCCTTCATTTTCGCGACCAACGGGCGAAGCTTTTATCCTGCCGTGGCGACGCATAGCGGCATCTGGTTCCGTGACACGCGGGACCCGGCCAACGCTTCTCGGGCGCTTGAGGCCTGGTTCACACCAAGAGGGGTGTTGGAACGGCTCGATGTTGATAGCCGTGCGGCCGAGCGGGAACTGGATGCAAAACAGTTCAGCTTCGGCTTCACTCTGCGGCCCTACCAGATCCAACGCCCCCGAAGATCGACGTCGCCGCGAAGATGCGCGGCATGTGGGGGTGAAGGGCGAGCGGGCAAGTGCGAACCTGCATCGGGACCTGTCGCCACATTCTGCAGTTCAGGGCGGAGAGCTGCCGCACGGTTCGGCATCGCATCTTCAGAAACCCGCGAAACCGGCCACTCGCGCAGGAGCGCGACCGGCGGCGAGTGCATGAGCGCCAGGCGCACCTTGGTGGCGTCGAGGTGCGTGACGGGGCAAGGTGCGGCCCCTAGCCAAAATTGGGCATTGGCGCAGCGAACGGCCGCTTCGGGTCGATACTGTTGA
- a CDS encoding response regulator transcription factor has product MTRKRVVLADDHPLFRAGVARTLQESASFEVVGEAASGREAVELAERLAPDLVVLDLSMPDGGMMALREIAAHRPAPLIAMLTVSEDDDRVIEALAAGASGYLLKGIGSRELVSVLEDLVAGRTYVAPSLAAKVLTRLKSPRAQGAAAPIDQLTAREEEILRLVAEGRSNKEVALALDLQEKTVKHYMTAILQKLQVRNRTEAALMAHRHWGGS; this is encoded by the coding sequence ATGACACGAAAGCGCGTCGTGCTGGCCGATGATCACCCGCTGTTCCGCGCGGGCGTCGCGCGAACGCTGCAGGAAAGCGCGAGCTTCGAGGTCGTGGGCGAGGCGGCGTCGGGTCGCGAGGCGGTGGAGCTTGCCGAACGGCTCGCGCCCGATCTGGTGGTGCTGGACCTGTCCATGCCGGACGGCGGCATGATGGCGCTGCGCGAGATCGCGGCGCACCGGCCCGCGCCGCTGATCGCGATGCTCACGGTGTCGGAGGACGACGACCGGGTGATCGAGGCGCTTGCGGCCGGGGCTTCGGGCTACCTGCTCAAGGGCATCGGCTCGCGCGAGCTGGTCTCGGTTCTCGAGGATCTGGTGGCGGGGCGGACCTATGTGGCGCCCTCGCTCGCCGCCAAGGTGCTGACGCGGCTGAAGTCGCCGCGGGCGCAGGGGGCGGCCGCACCCATCGACCAGCTCACGGCGCGGGAGGAGGAGATCCTGCGGCTCGTGGCCGAGGGCCGCAGCAACAAGGAGGTCGCGCTGGCGCTCGACCTCCAGGAAAAGACGGTGAAGCACTACATGACGGCGATCCTGCAGAAGCTGCAGGTCAGGAACCGCACCGAGGCCGCGCTGATGGCGCACCGGCACTGGGGCGGTTCCTGA
- a CDS encoding helix-turn-helix transcriptional regulator translates to MAKHEPDLSLLFHALADPTRRAILTRLASGPAPVTELARPTGLRLPTVMRHLSVLEEAGLIATAKDGRVRTCAIVPEALAPMRSWLDEQRALWEARLDRLDDYVMTLMKERET, encoded by the coding sequence ATGGCTAAGCATGAGCCCGATCTGTCGCTGCTCTTCCACGCCCTTGCGGACCCGACCCGCCGGGCGATCCTGACGCGCCTTGCCAGCGGGCCGGCGCCGGTCACCGAACTGGCCCGGCCCACCGGACTTCGGCTGCCCACCGTGATGCGGCATCTTTCGGTGCTGGAAGAGGCGGGACTGATCGCCACCGCCAAGGATGGGCGTGTGCGCACCTGCGCCATCGTCCCCGAGGCGCTGGCGCCCATGCGCAGCTGGCTCGACGAGCAGCGGGCCCTGTGGGAGGCGCGGCTCGACCGGCTGGACGATTACGTGATGACGCTGATGAAGGAGCGCGAGACATGA
- a CDS encoding DUF4145 domain-containing protein, which yields MASGMRSQNFDHLLEIDRPLAVLASHAERYFVDDANTALIKTRQFAERMTRVVAENAGVVMTADDTFSGMLRTIRRDDLVPSENLDVLHGLRVDGNAAVHGHAGERRKAFEALNTLLKNPDLDAECRTWFTLAGRTRGSPDARDGRDERIALQLRRP from the coding sequence GTGGCATCCGGCATGCGTAGCCAGAATTTCGATCACCTTCTGGAAATCGATCGCCCCTTGGCAGTTCTGGCATCCCATGCGGAACGATACTTCGTCGACGACGCGAACACGGCTCTGATCAAGACCCGCCAGTTCGCAGAGCGCATGACCCGGGTCGTCGCGGAAAACGCCGGGGTGGTCATGACCGCGGACGATACCTTCTCGGGTATGCTGAGGACGATCAGGCGCGACGATCTCGTTCCATCCGAAAACCTCGACGTCCTGCATGGCCTCCGTGTCGATGGTAACGCTGCCGTTCACGGTCATGCCGGCGAGCGACGCAAGGCGTTCGAAGCCCTTAACACGTTGCTGAAAAACCCTGACCTCGACGCCGAATGCAGGACGTGGTTCACCCTCGCGGGCAGGACGAGGGGATCGCCGGATGCGCGGGACGGACGAGACGAGCGGATCGCTCTTCAGCTACGTCGACCTTGA
- a CDS encoding TniQ family protein: MTRSLLLPTLPVCADEVTQGYFSRLGHFHAGVDVVRFCGYFGLRPPDLRDGTEEFANALVAVYGAEADAVDRNLLRRISDDSFLLRGVTLSLPVLLRTTVRFCPDCVRDDAASHPELGQGAVRLRWSWLLRPVVRCPLHVTSMVECSTRDSAKAFDLPTLLAHHQMSATSAPPVEPHLQGKLQSYVLGWLDGRRDASAWLDKQTIAQGVKACEMLGSLIADGPEVEIKAYTEFDWARVGHLGFDVCVGGGDAISEALIAIRRMSGRRSGRTGPQAVFGKLYRWLEYADRAVDAGPIRGLVRDAIQNSFVIEPGELVFGEAVDRLRVHSVNSLKVKTGLNPKRLYRLLRKAGMIPEDTNQEA, translated from the coding sequence ATGACCCGGTCGCTCCTGCTTCCGACGCTACCCGTCTGCGCCGACGAGGTAACGCAGGGATATTTCAGCCGCCTGGGGCACTTCCATGCCGGCGTCGACGTCGTACGGTTCTGCGGATACTTCGGTCTTCGGCCGCCAGATCTCCGGGATGGCACCGAGGAGTTCGCCAATGCGCTGGTGGCGGTGTACGGGGCCGAGGCGGATGCCGTCGATCGCAACCTCCTGCGTCGGATATCCGACGACAGCTTTCTGTTGCGCGGGGTGACGCTGTCCTTACCGGTCCTTCTGCGCACGACCGTCCGGTTTTGCCCGGATTGCGTGAGGGATGATGCTGCCAGCCATCCGGAGTTGGGGCAGGGGGCCGTGCGCCTCCGCTGGTCCTGGCTCCTTCGGCCGGTCGTCCGCTGCCCCCTGCATGTCACCTCAATGGTGGAATGCTCCACCCGCGACAGCGCCAAGGCATTCGATCTGCCGACCCTGCTGGCACACCACCAGATGTCAGCGACCTCCGCACCGCCCGTCGAGCCACATTTGCAGGGGAAACTACAATCATATGTCCTGGGGTGGCTGGATGGCCGACGTGATGCGTCGGCATGGCTCGACAAACAGACGATCGCCCAGGGCGTCAAGGCGTGCGAGATGCTCGGCAGCCTCATCGCCGATGGACCTGAAGTCGAAATCAAGGCCTATACGGAATTCGACTGGGCGCGGGTCGGCCATCTCGGCTTCGACGTATGCGTCGGAGGCGGGGATGCCATCTCGGAGGCGCTGATCGCGATCCGGCGCATGTCGGGTCGCCGAAGCGGACGGACGGGGCCACAGGCCGTCTTCGGCAAGCTCTATCGCTGGCTCGAATACGCCGACCGGGCGGTCGATGCAGGTCCCATCCGCGGTCTGGTACGAGATGCCATTCAGAACTCCTTCGTTATCGAGCCCGGCGAACTGGTGTTCGGTGAGGCGGTGGATCGCCTGCGCGTTCACAGCGTCAACTCGCTGAAGGTGAAGACCGGCCTGAACCCGAAGCGGCTCTACCGGCTGCTGCGGAAGGCCGGGATGATCCCGGAAGACACCAATCAGGAAGCCTGA
- a CDS encoding ring-cleaving dioxygenase has product MTHGLHHVTAISGPARRNLDFYTRTLGLRLVKKTVNFDDPGSYHLYYGNGEAEPGSLLTFFPWDHAAPGRVGIGETQETRFRVPEAAIGFWTHRLIAEGVPHEAPVRLFGETVLAFRDPDGMRLSLVGVPRIEDEAAGETGTIPAEAAIRGLHGVSLLLREVGATGAILTDVLGFADAGREGTTHRFRASGGIGGLVDIREAGDFLPGRMGAGSVHHIAFRAADDAEQAAMRARLAGNHRLPTTEQQDRNYFRSLYFREPGGVLFEIATDIPGFTVDEPLADLGSALKLPAQFEPFRHEIEARLPALAD; this is encoded by the coding sequence ATGACACACGGCCTGCACCATGTCACCGCCATCTCCGGCCCGGCGCGCCGCAACCTCGACTTCTACACCCGCACGCTGGGCCTGCGCCTCGTCAAGAAGACGGTGAACTTCGACGACCCCGGCAGCTACCACCTCTACTACGGCAACGGCGAGGCCGAGCCGGGCAGCCTGCTGACGTTCTTCCCGTGGGACCATGCGGCGCCGGGCCGTGTCGGGATCGGCGAGACGCAGGAGACCCGCTTCCGCGTGCCCGAGGCCGCCATCGGCTTCTGGACCCACCGCCTGATCGCGGAAGGCGTGCCGCACGAGGCGCCGGTCCGGCTGTTCGGCGAGACGGTGCTGGCCTTCCGCGACCCCGACGGGATGCGGCTGTCGCTGGTCGGCGTGCCGAGGATCGAGGACGAGGCCGCGGGTGAAACCGGAACCATCCCGGCCGAGGCTGCGATCCGGGGCCTGCACGGCGTGAGCCTTCTGCTGCGCGAGGTGGGCGCCACGGGGGCGATCCTGACCGACGTCCTCGGCTTCGCGGACGCGGGGCGCGAGGGCACCACCCATCGCTTCCGCGCCAGCGGCGGCATCGGCGGCCTCGTCGACATCCGCGAGGCGGGGGATTTCCTGCCGGGCCGGATGGGGGCGGGATCGGTCCATCACATCGCCTTCCGCGCCGCCGACGATGCGGAACAGGCGGCGATGCGGGCGCGGCTGGCCGGGAACCACCGGCTGCCGACGACCGAGCAGCAGGACCGCAACTACTTCCGCTCGCTCTACTTCCGTGAACCGGGGGGCGTGCTGTTCGAGATCGCCACCGACATCCCCGGCTTCACGGTGGACGAACCGCTGGCCGACCTCGGAAGCGCGCTGAAGCTGCCGGCACAGTTCGAGCCCTTTCGGCACGAGATCGAGGCCCGCCTGCCGGCGCTGGCCGACTGA
- a CDS encoding IS5 family transposase — translation MRGTDETSGSLFSYVDLEERVPRRYPLRRIRRVVNDALISMDAEFDRLYADDGRPSIAPERLLRASLIQILFSVRSERQLMEQMQYNLLFRWFVGLGIDDPVWVPTVFSKNRDRLLTTDIAQKFLAAILAHREIAPLLSDEHFSVDGTLIKAWASVKSFQPKPEQEAEEPGGGPDDPPATPPAAEAEPTETKPETAPMTPPKSGTRNAEVDFRGQKRSNATHASVTDPEARLYKKSPGAGAILCFMGHTLMENRHGFVVQAEVTQADGHAERKAALDMVHRHSPGSTKRLTLGADKAYDAEEFVQDLRQACVTPHVAQKAKFSAINGRTTRHEGYAISQRCRKKIEEPFGWAKTVGPMAQTMLRGVKRIGAQFTLTMAACNLARLPRLLAE, via the coding sequence ATGCGCGGGACGGACGAGACGAGCGGATCGCTCTTCAGCTACGTCGACCTTGAGGAGCGCGTTCCGCGCCGGTATCCCCTCCGCAGGATCCGCCGGGTCGTGAACGACGCGCTGATCAGCATGGACGCTGAGTTCGACCGGCTCTACGCCGACGATGGCCGCCCTTCGATCGCGCCCGAGCGTCTGCTGCGTGCCAGCCTGATCCAGATCCTGTTCTCGGTCCGATCCGAGCGGCAGCTGATGGAGCAGATGCAGTACAACCTGCTGTTCCGCTGGTTCGTCGGGCTGGGGATTGACGATCCGGTCTGGGTCCCGACCGTGTTCAGCAAGAACCGCGACCGGCTGCTGACGACGGACATCGCACAGAAGTTTCTGGCAGCGATCCTCGCCCATCGCGAGATCGCACCGCTCCTGTCGGACGAGCACTTCTCGGTCGACGGCACGCTCATCAAGGCCTGGGCGTCGGTGAAGAGCTTCCAGCCAAAGCCGGAGCAGGAAGCGGAAGAGCCCGGCGGCGGTCCCGACGATCCGCCAGCCACTCCGCCCGCCGCCGAAGCTGAACCCACCGAGACGAAGCCCGAGACCGCCCCGATGACCCCGCCGAAATCCGGAACCCGAAATGCAGAGGTCGACTTCCGGGGCCAGAAGCGTTCGAACGCGACCCACGCCTCGGTCACGGATCCGGAGGCGCGGCTTTACAAGAAGTCCCCGGGGGCCGGCGCGATCCTCTGTTTCATGGGCCATACCCTGATGGAGAACCGGCACGGCTTCGTGGTGCAGGCCGAAGTCACGCAGGCGGACGGTCATGCCGAACGAAAAGCCGCGCTCGACATGGTCCACCGCCACTCGCCCGGCTCGACGAAGCGGCTGACGCTCGGCGCCGACAAGGCCTATGACGCCGAGGAGTTCGTCCAGGATCTGCGGCAGGCCTGTGTCACGCCCCATGTCGCGCAGAAGGCGAAGTTCTCGGCGATCAACGGCCGGACCACCCGGCACGAGGGCTACGCGATCTCGCAGCGCTGCCGGAAGAAGATCGAGGAGCCCTTCGGCTGGGCCAAGACCGTCGGGCCGATGGCGCAGACCATGCTGCGCGGCGTGAAGCGCATCGGCGCCCAGTTCACCCTCACGATGGCGGCCTGCAACCTGGCCCGGCTGCCAAGATTGCTCGCGGAATGA
- a CDS encoding SRPBCC family protein, translating into MTPDLDPQTDLSFTRTLAAPRSLIWECWTDPKHIPHFFVPAPHKVTAVDIDLRVGGRFDTTFEVEGNAMENHGVYLEVVPGEKLVFTDAYTEGWKPAPEPFMTAILLLSDAPGGGTTYTAIARHRNPEARKAHEEMGFIDGWGTVATQLETYARSLMP; encoded by the coding sequence ATGACGCCCGACCTCGATCCGCAGACCGACCTGAGCTTCACCCGCACGCTGGCCGCACCCCGGTCGCTGATCTGGGAGTGCTGGACCGACCCGAAGCACATCCCGCATTTCTTCGTGCCCGCGCCGCACAAGGTGACCGCGGTCGACATCGACCTGCGGGTCGGCGGGCGGTTCGACACCACCTTCGAGGTCGAGGGCAATGCGATGGAGAACCACGGCGTCTATCTCGAGGTGGTGCCGGGCGAGAAACTGGTCTTCACCGACGCCTACACCGAGGGCTGGAAGCCGGCGCCCGAGCCCTTTATGACCGCGATCCTGCTGCTGTCCGACGCCCCCGGCGGCGGCACGACCTACACCGCCATCGCCCGTCACCGCAATCCCGAGGCCCGCAAGGCGCATGAGGAGATGGGGTTCATCGACGGCTGGGGAACGGTGGCCACGCAGCTCGAGACCTATGCGAGGAGCCTGATGCCATGA
- a CDS encoding sensor histidine kinase — protein MTFAQPLARRWQHFSLAARFGLAGGVVLAVASLLVGLFVTSRIEDSVVRNTATATALYMESFISPISQQLAGSEQLSDNARRALEEIFTNTPLGQRVVSYKIWKPGGRVVEASDKTLIGRSFPASEGLRGAWAGKISAEFERLGDVEDRAEAAMGLPLLEIYSPIREVWSGDIIAVAEFYEINRQLADDLASARRSAWLTVGLVGTSLGAALYLIVLGGSRTIEAQRRDLDARLEELRGLSSHNRDLRLRIEEAAARATATAEHALRRIGADLHDGPAQYLAFAALRLDDLRDAQADEAARRELESVRDALAMAMAEVRGISRGLTLPDIADKPPDEVARMAIAAHRDRTGETVAEQLESVPTAGITPATRICIYRFVQEGLNNASRHAGGAGLRVSLTGHDDSIELRVADGGSGFGEGGPGFGLGLTGLRDRIESLGGCFEAGHSATGGAEIGMTLRTGGER, from the coding sequence ATGACCTTCGCCCAACCCCTCGCCCGCCGCTGGCAGCACTTCTCCCTCGCCGCGCGCTTCGGCCTGGCGGGGGGCGTCGTGCTGGCGGTGGCATCGCTTCTGGTCGGCCTCTTCGTCACGTCACGCATCGAGGACAGCGTGGTCCGGAACACGGCGACGGCGACCGCGCTCTACATGGAAAGCTTCATCTCTCCGATCAGCCAGCAGCTGGCCGGCAGCGAGCAGCTCTCGGACAACGCCCGGCGCGCACTGGAAGAGATCTTCACCAACACGCCGCTCGGCCAGCGCGTCGTGTCCTACAAGATCTGGAAGCCCGGCGGGCGGGTGGTCGAAGCCTCGGACAAGACATTGATCGGCCGCAGCTTCCCCGCGTCGGAAGGGTTGCGCGGCGCCTGGGCCGGCAAGATCTCGGCCGAGTTCGAGCGGCTCGGCGATGTCGAGGACAGGGCCGAGGCCGCGATGGGCCTGCCGCTGCTCGAGATCTACAGCCCGATCCGCGAAGTCTGGTCGGGCGATATCATCGCGGTCGCCGAGTTCTACGAGATCAACCGGCAACTGGCCGACGATCTCGCCTCTGCGCGGCGCTCGGCCTGGCTGACGGTCGGTCTGGTCGGCACCAGCCTTGGGGCGGCGCTCTATCTCATCGTGCTGGGCGGCAGCCGCACGATCGAGGCGCAACGGCGCGACCTCGATGCCCGGCTCGAGGAGCTGCGCGGGCTGTCCAGTCACAACCGCGACCTGCGGTTGCGCATCGAGGAGGCGGCGGCGCGGGCCACGGCCACGGCGGAACATGCCCTGCGCCGCATCGGGGCCGACCTGCACGACGGGCCGGCGCAGTATCTTGCCTTTGCCGCGCTCCGGCTTGACGACCTGCGTGATGCCCAGGCCGACGAGGCCGCCCGGCGCGAGCTGGAAAGCGTGCGGGACGCGCTGGCGATGGCGATGGCGGAGGTTCGGGGGATCTCGCGTGGACTGACGCTGCCCGATATCGCGGACAAGCCCCCGGACGAGGTGGCCCGCATGGCGATCGCCGCGCATCGCGACCGGACAGGCGAGACCGTCGCCGAGCAACTCGAGAGCGTCCCGACCGCGGGCATCACGCCCGCCACCCGGATCTGCATCTACCGCTTCGTGCAGGAAGGGCTGAACAATGCAAGCCGCCACGCCGGCGGCGCCGGCCTTCGCGTCTCGCTCACCGGCCACGACGACAGCATCGAGTTGCGCGTGGCGGATGGCGGCAGCGGCTTTGGCGAGGGCGGACCGGGCTTCGGCCTCGGCCTGACCGGCCTGCGGGATCGCATCGAAAGCCTCGGCGGCTGCTTCGAGGCGGGACATTCTGCAACGGGTGGTGCCGAGATCGGCATGACCCTCCGGACCGGGGGAGAGAGATGA
- a CDS encoding LysR family transcriptional regulator gives MTDPFRKLAWDDFRLVRAVAEAQGLTGAAAALGIAHSTVFRRLGQIEESLGTRLFERHRTGYAPTPAGEEMVALAERVDGDIRAFTRRVAGQEIQPAGELRVTTSEALLVHLLTPILAAFQRSCPEVRLDVVTSDEALNLSKRDADVAIRATEAPPEALVGRRAARIGWALYGPRESGAIPTWAALNDAFSGLKVVKAERREIPPERLVYRLNSLVGLAEAIAAGIGVGHLPCFIGDGRADLIRLSDPIPEFAADLWLLTHPELRHSARVRVFLDFVAGEIRKRKSLIEGTA, from the coding sequence ATGACCGACCCGTTCCGGAAGCTCGCATGGGATGATTTCCGACTGGTGAGGGCAGTGGCCGAGGCCCAGGGGCTGACCGGGGCCGCAGCGGCATTGGGCATCGCTCATTCCACCGTGTTCCGCCGGCTCGGCCAGATCGAGGAAAGCCTCGGCACCCGGCTCTTCGAGCGGCACCGCACGGGCTATGCGCCGACCCCCGCAGGCGAGGAGATGGTGGCGCTGGCCGAGCGGGTCGACGGCGACATCCGCGCCTTCACCCGCCGCGTCGCCGGGCAGGAGATCCAGCCCGCGGGCGAGTTGCGGGTGACGACGAGCGAGGCGCTGCTCGTCCACCTGCTGACGCCGATCCTCGCTGCCTTCCAGCGCAGCTGCCCGGAGGTGCGGCTGGACGTGGTGACCTCGGACGAGGCGCTGAACCTTTCGAAGCGCGACGCGGACGTGGCCATCCGCGCCACCGAGGCGCCACCCGAAGCGCTGGTCGGCCGCCGCGCCGCCCGCATCGGCTGGGCGCTCTACGGCCCGCGCGAGTCCGGCGCCATCCCCACCTGGGCTGCCCTGAACGACGCCTTCTCCGGGCTCAAGGTGGTGAAGGCCGAGCGCCGGGAGATCCCGCCCGAGCGGCTGGTCTATCGGCTGAACAGCCTCGTGGGCTTGGCCGAGGCGATCGCCGCGGGGATCGGGGTGGGCCACCTGCCCTGCTTCATCGGCGACGGGCGCGCAGACCTCATCCGGCTCTCGGACCCGATCCCCGAATTCGCGGCCGATCTCTGGCTCCTGACCCACCCAGAACTGCGCCACTCGGCCCGCGTGCGCGTCTTCCTGGATTTCGTCGCAGGCGAGATCCGCAAGCGAAAGTCCTTGATTGAAGGGACGGCATGA
- a CDS encoding alpha/beta hydrolase, whose product MTTDTLSHIHRLVPGTDPNRRPVLLLHGTGGDETDLLPLGRAVAPGAALLSPRGAVLEHGRPRFFRRLAEGIFDETDVRRRAHDLADFVLAARERYRLDTPLALGFSNGANVAAAVLHLRPEALAGAVLLRAMVPLTEPPVARLDGLPVLLLSGSADPIVPAENAARLSARLAGAGATLEHHVLPAGHGLTQADLDLTTAWLARH is encoded by the coding sequence ATGACCACCGACACCCTCTCGCACATCCACCGCCTTGTTCCCGGGACGGATCCGAACCGCCGCCCGGTTCTGCTGCTGCACGGCACCGGCGGCGACGAGACCGACCTTTTGCCGCTGGGGCGGGCCGTGGCGCCGGGCGCGGCGCTGCTGTCGCCGCGCGGAGCGGTGCTCGAACACGGGCGGCCGCGCTTCTTCCGCCGCCTTGCCGAAGGCATCTTCGACGAGACCGACGTAAGGCGTCGCGCCCATGATCTGGCGGATTTCGTTCTGGCCGCGCGCGAGCGCTACCGGCTGGATACACCGCTTGCCCTCGGGTTCTCGAACGGCGCCAACGTCGCGGCGGCGGTGCTGCACCTGCGGCCCGAGGCGCTGGCCGGTGCGGTCCTGCTCAGGGCCATGGTGCCGCTGACCGAGCCGCCTGTGGCGCGGCTCGACGGCCTGCCGGTCCTGCTGCTTTCCGGCAGCGCCGATCCGATCGTGCCGGCCGAGAACGCCGCCCGCCTTTCGGCGCGGCTTGCCGGGGCAGGGGCCACCCTCGAGCACCACGTTCTTCCGGCTGGACACGGGCTGACCCAGGCCGACCTCGACCTGACGACGGCCTGGCTCGCCCGGCACTGA
- a CDS encoding response regulator — protein MSKTPPDTARILIVDDEPSIRRFLRVALEAERHVVIEAATAREGIERAALDSPAAIVLDLGLPDRDGIEVLRAVREWSQVPVLVLSVRSDEAGKVAALDAGAQDYVTKPFGIREFLARLRAVLRDRATPGAPAVIEAEGLRIDLAAHRVSLDGAEVKLTKREFDLLRLLAAQPGRLVTQGAILRTLWGPSHTDDSQYLRVYVRQLRAKLGDDAADPRWIFTEPGLGYRFRDV, from the coding sequence ATGAGCAAGACACCACCCGACACTGCCCGCATCCTGATCGTGGACGACGAGCCGTCGATCCGCCGCTTCCTGCGCGTGGCGCTGGAGGCCGAGCGCCATGTGGTGATCGAGGCCGCGACGGCGCGCGAGGGCATCGAGCGGGCGGCGCTCGACTCGCCGGCGGCCATCGTGCTCGACCTCGGGCTGCCCGACCGCGACGGGATCGAGGTACTGCGCGCGGTGCGCGAGTGGTCGCAGGTGCCGGTGCTCGTGCTCTCGGTCCGGAGCGACGAGGCGGGCAAGGTCGCGGCCCTCGATGCGGGCGCCCAGGACTACGTTACGAAACCCTTCGGCATCCGCGAGTTCCTGGCCCGGTTGCGGGCTGTGCTGCGCGACCGTGCCACCCCCGGCGCGCCTGCAGTGATCGAGGCGGAGGGACTCCGCATCGACCTTGCCGCGCATCGGGTGAGTCTGGACGGCGCCGAGGTGAAGCTAACGAAGCGCGAATTCGACCTGCTGCGCCTGCTTGCCGCGCAACCCGGCCGGCTGGTGACGCAGGGCGCGATCCTCAGGACCCTCTGGGGTCCGAGCCACACCGACGACAGCCAGTATCTCCGTGTCTACGTGCGGCAGCTTCGCGCGAAGCTCGGCGACGATGCCGCCGATCCGCGCTGGATCTTCACCGAACCCGGCCTCGGCTACCGTTTCCGTGACGTCTGA